The Microcystis aeruginosa NIES-843 sequence GGTTCAATCAAGGGACAACCCGTAATGATCTCCAAAAACTTTGTGCTGTACTAGCTAACAATAAAGAGACCCCTTGGGTTAATAAATTAAACTCTCAAGCTCGTCAATCGGCTGCTGATAGAGCCTGGCAATCAATTAATAGGTTTTACCAGAATTGTCATGCCAAGATACCAGGGGAAAAGGGTTTTCCCCGATTTAAAAAACCTAGTCGTTCGGTTGAATACAAACTAACGGGCTACAAACTATCTGAGGATCGACGTAAAATCAGATTTACTGACGGTTTTAAAGCAGGAGAATTTGATTTATGGTGTAGTCAAAAAACCTTAGTTTATTATTCAGATCAACAGATTAAACGGGTAAGAGTTGTTAGACGTGCCGATGGTTATTATTGTCAGTTTTTGATTGACGTAGAACGGCAAGAATACCATGAACCAACGGGACAAATAACAGGAATTGACTTAGGTTTAAAGGAATTTTATACCGATGCCCAAGGTAATACTGTAGAGAATCCACGTTATTTAAGAAAGTCAGAAAAACGACTGAAAAAAGCACAAAGGAGATTATCAAAACGATTTCGCAAAGGAAAGAAACAGTCTAACAACTATCACAAGCAACGGATAAAAGTAGCTAGGCTTCATCTTAAGGTATCAAGACAACGTAAAGACAAAGCAATTAAAGACGCTTTGGCGTTAGTCCAGTCTAATGATCTGGTAGTCTATGAAGCTTTAAAGGTAAGAAACTTAGTCAAAAACCGTAAGCTTGCCAAGTCGATTTCTGATGCTTCTTGGTATCAATTCACCGAATGGTTGAATTATTTTGCCAAGATTTATCGGATTGTTTGTATTGCTGTTCCTCCCCATTTTACTAGCCAAGATTGTTCAGTTTGTGGGACGAGAGTTCAAAAAACCTTAAGCACTAGAACTCATCAATGTCCTAATTGTCAAACAGTCTTAGATAGGGATCATAATGCAGCAATAAATATTCTTAAAAAAGGGTTGAAATATTTGGGAAATCATCTCAACGGTACTGTTGGGCAAACAGAAACCGACCCAAACGCCTTGGGAGAGTCCGGCCTCTGGATTCTTAATGGAGACATTGAGAATCTAAGCTGTCTCGTTGAACAAGGAATTTCCGATAGTGATCTGGAAAGAATCTCCCGTCACAGCGTAGCTTGACGGTGGGAGTATGTCAAATTGATCTCCCCGGCCGGGGATACCCTAGTGGTGCTGAGAACTCTTGAAAGTTTTTCTGTACAAGGATTTGCAGTCAGACTGGGGGGTGTCAAAAGGAGCGGCCGTATGAGATGCTCAACTTTCCCAACTTAAGGTTATCCCCACACCAGATACTCTCCTCTTAGTGCGATCGCTGCTTTGAGCCTGTGCATTAACAAACTATACTGCCTATAGGAAATTTTAGGACAAATGCTTGAACTGGCAACTCCGGCACTCCCGTACAATCTTAACGAGCAATCTGGATAAACATCTTCAATGCTGCTTTTGAGAAGGAGACGGGTTGCTAAAGCCTCTATAATAAGTAGCCATAGAGATGCCGACAACTTCCCCTGTCGATAGCGAATAAGGAGAAAAAAACCCAGTGTTTGTCCTCAAAGGTTACGAGTATTTTCTAGGATTTCTGCTTGCTTGCAGTTTAGTACCAATCCTATCCCTAACTGCCTCCAAAGTCCTGCGGCCTAGTGGTGGTGGTCCGGAAAGACGCACCACTTATGAATCGGGGATGGAACCGATCGGCGGTGCTTGGATTCAGTTTAACATTCGTTATTATATGTTTGCCCTCGTTTTCGTGGTTTTTGACGTGGAAACCGTCTTTCTCTACCCTTGGGCAGTAGCTTTCAATCAATTGGGCCTATTAGCTTTTGTAGAAGCACTGATCTTTATTGCTATCCTTGTGGTTGCTCTCGTCTATGCTTGGCGAAAAGGAGCCTTAGAATGGTCATAACGGCCATAATTTTCCTTATTTTTGACTTTTCATAAGAGGATAACCCGATGAGTCCCAACCCTACCAGCGAATTTAAGCAAATTATCGAACAACAAAGCGAAAAAATCCTCAATCCCATCGAACGCACCAAAGTTACCCAGGATTTATCGGAAAATGTCATCCTCACCACCGTTGATGACCTGTATAACTGGGCGCGTTTGTCAAGTCTTTGGCCGATGCTATACGGTACAGCTTGCTGTTTTATCGAGTTCGCGGCCTTGATTGGTTCCCGTTTTGATTTCGATCGCTTTGGTTTAGTTCCCCGTTCTAGTCCCCGGCAAGCCGATTTAATCATCACTGCCGGTACAATCACCATGAAAATGGCCCCCGCTTTGGTGCGTCTGTATGAAGAAATGCCGGAACCTAAATACGTTATCGCCATGGGTGCCTGTACGATTACGGGGGGAATGTTCAGCAGTGACTCCACCACTGCGGTTAGAGGGGTAGATAAACTTATCCCCGTGGATGTCTATATACCCGGTTGTCCCCCTCGTCCGGAAGCGATTATCGATGCGATTATTAAACTGCGGAAAAAAGTCGCTAACGAATCTATTCAAGAACGCGGGACTGTCCTCCAGCAAACCAATCGTTATTACAGCACTACCCACAAAATGCAGGCCACGGAACCGATTCTTACGGGTAAATATCTGCAATCAGCCACCCGTCAAGCACCTCCGAAAGAGTTGCTAGAAGCCACCGGTATGCCTGTTCCCCCCGCTCTTTTGACCACGAAACAAAAGGAAGAAATCTAAATGACTGAAGAAACGACAGCTATTGTGCAAGCTGGCCCCACTTCGATTTGGTTAAGCGAAAATGGTTTTGAGCATCAAGCTTTAGAAGCTGACCATAGTGGTGTGGAATTGATTAAAGTAGAAGCAGACTTTTTAATTCCTCTGGCCACTGCTTTATACGCTTATGGCTTTAATTATCTCCAATGTCAGGGTGCTTACGATTTGGGACCGGGGAAAGAATTAGTTAGTTTCTATCATCTGGTCAAAGTAACCGATAATGTCGATAGTCCCGTGGAAGTGCGCTTAAAAGTCTTTCTTCCCAGAGATAATCCCCGGGTTGCCTCGGTTTACTGGATTTGGAAAGCAGCTGACTGGCAAGAACGAGAAAGTTATGATATGTTCGGCATTATTTATGAAGGACATCCCCACCTGAAACGGATTTTAATGCCGGAAGATTGGGTCGGTTGGCCTCTACGCAAAGATTACGTTTCTCCCGAATTCTACGAACTACAGGACGCTTACTAAGTCGAGAATTTAATCAGTAACATCGGGTTAGAAGATATTTCTAGCCCGATTTTTTTGAGATTTAGGGACAAGATAAGCTCTTGAGTATTTAGGGTTGGCTGAATAAATCTAAAAACCTTGTTGGGTAAGACTTTTAGACTTTTTGTCAATCAAAAAGTACCAGCGATTGGAGTGATCAGGGGGAAAATTCAGGGACTTTTTCCCTGAAAATTAGGTAATTGGCCACCTCAAAACCGGTAAAACCCCACACCCCACACCCCACACCCCACACCCTGCCCCCAGGAAAAACTTTTTCAGCAGACCCTATTTAGTCAGTTAAATCTACATTTCGTAGCCAAACTTATTGGCATCTACTTCTTGTAAATTAATATCGATTAAACCGTATTCTAACCAGCGTTGGGAAACCTTGACCGCCATGGCAGGATCCGACTCCAAAGGTTCCCCCCATTCGTGGTCGGTTTCGGGATACATTTTAGTGGTGGCATCAATTCCCATTCTCCCCCCCAAACCGACCTTTTCGCTGGCAAAATCGAGGCTATCAAAGGGGGTTTCCGGGAGAATAAACACATCGCGAACCGGATCCACTTTAGAACTAATTGCCCAAACCACTTGCCGGGGGTCGCGAATATTAATCTCCTTATCGACGACGATGACAAATTTAGTATAGGTGAACTGGGGTAAGGCACTCCAAAAAGCTAAGGCCGCTCGCCGCGCTTGTCCGGGATAGGCTTTATCAATGGAGATAATCGCCGCTTTATAGCTTAAAGCTTCCATCGGCAGGAAAAAATCCCTGATTTCCGACACCTGTTGCCGTAAAATCGGCGTATAAATACGATTAAGAGCGATCGCCATCATCGCTTCTTCCTTGGGAGGACGACCACTAAAAGTGGTCAAATAAATGGGGTCACGACGATGGGTCATGCAGTGGAAATGAATCAGGGGTGAATCTTCCACACCGCCATAGTA is a genomic window containing:
- a CDS encoding RNA-guided endonuclease InsQ/TnpB family protein, giving the protein MLVVEAKLKNGTPEQYHQLDEAIKTSQFVRNSCVRYWRFNQGTTRNDLQKLCAVLANNKETPWVNKLNSQARQSAADRAWQSINRFYQNCHAKIPGEKGFPRFKKPSRSVEYKLTGYKLSEDRRKIRFTDGFKAGEFDLWCSQKTLVYYSDQQIKRVRVVRRADGYYCQFLIDVERQEYHEPTGQITGIDLGLKEFYTDAQGNTVENPRYLRKSEKRLKKAQRRLSKRFRKGKKQSNNYHKQRIKVARLHLKVSRQRKDKAIKDALALVQSNDLVVYEALKVRNLVKNRKLAKSISDASWYQFTEWLNYFAKIYRIVCIAVPPHFTSQDCSVCGTRVQKTLSTRTHQCPNCQTVLDRDHNAAINILKKGLKYLGNHLNGTVGQTETDPNALGESGLWILNGDIENLSCLVEQGISDSDLERISRHSVA
- the ndhC gene encoding photosynthetic/respiratory NAD(P)H-quinone oxidoreductase subunit C gives rise to the protein MFVLKGYEYFLGFLLACSLVPILSLTASKVLRPSGGGPERRTTYESGMEPIGGAWIQFNIRYYMFALVFVVFDVETVFLYPWAVAFNQLGLLAFVEALIFIAILVVALVYAWRKGALEWS
- the ndhK gene encoding photosynthetic/respiratory NAD(P)H-quinone oxidoreductase subunit K — encoded protein: MSPNPTSEFKQIIEQQSEKILNPIERTKVTQDLSENVILTTVDDLYNWARLSSLWPMLYGTACCFIEFAALIGSRFDFDRFGLVPRSSPRQADLIITAGTITMKMAPALVRLYEEMPEPKYVIAMGACTITGGMFSSDSTTAVRGVDKLIPVDVYIPGCPPRPEAIIDAIIKLRKKVANESIQERGTVLQQTNRYYSTTHKMQATEPILTGKYLQSATRQAPPKELLEATGMPVPPALLTTKQKEEI
- a CDS encoding NAD(P)H-quinone oxidoreductase subunit J, which encodes MTEETTAIVQAGPTSIWLSENGFEHQALEADHSGVELIKVEADFLIPLATALYAYGFNYLQCQGAYDLGPGKELVSFYHLVKVTDNVDSPVEVRLKVFLPRDNPRVASVYWIWKAADWQERESYDMFGIIYEGHPHLKRILMPEDWVGWPLRKDYVSPEFYELQDAY